One window of the Peptacetobacter hiranonis genome contains the following:
- the rplP gene encoding 50S ribosomal protein L16: protein MLMPKRVKRRRVHRGSMSGKANKGNTVTYGDFGLVAMEPSWITSNQIEAARVAMTRYMKRGGKVWIKIFPHKPITRKPAETRMGAGKGSPEYWVAVVKPGRVMFEIGGVGEEKAREAMRLAANKLPIKCKFVKKEDQVKGGE, encoded by the coding sequence ATGTTAATGCCAAAGAGAGTTAAACGTCGTAGAGTTCACAGAGGAAGCATGTCTGGGAAAGCTAACAAAGGTAACACAGTAACTTACGGTGATTTCGGTCTAGTTGCTATGGAACCATCTTGGATAACTTCAAACCAGATAGAAGCAGCCAGAGTTGCGATGACAAGATATATGAAAAGAGGGGGAAAAGTTTGGATAAAAATATTCCCTCATAAACCAATAACAAGAAAACCAGCTGAAACTCGTATGGGTGCCGGTAAAGGTTCACCAGAATACTGGGTAGCAGTTGTAAAACCAGGAAGAGTAATGTTCGAAATAGGTGGTGTAGGAGAAGAGAAAGCAAGAGAAGCTATGAGACTTGCTGCTAACAAACTACCTATCAAATGTAAATTTGTTAAAAAAGAAGATCAGGTAAAGGGTGGTGAATAG
- the rplB gene encoding 50S ribosomal protein L2, translated as MAIKKFKPTSPALRQMTVLVSDEITTNSPEKSLLVNLKNNSGRNAHGRITVRHRGGRQKRKYRLIDFKRNKDGIPAKVATIEYDPNRTANIALLHYADGEKRYILAPVGIKVGDTLLSGKGADIKPGNCLQLKDMPVGTLVHNIELKPGKGGQLVRSAGVSAQLMAKEGKNALLRLPSGEMRLVSVECKATIGQVGNIEHGNVVIGKAGRTRHMGMRPTVRGSVMNPNDHPHGGGEGRAPIGRPSPVTPWGKPALGYKTRKKNKASNKLIVSRRTK; from the coding sequence ATGGCTATTAAAAAGTTTAAACCTACTTCTCCTGCCTTAAGACAGATGACAGTTTTAGTTTCTGATGAAATAACTACTAACAGCCCAGAAAAATCACTTTTAGTTAACCTAAAAAATAACTCTGGTAGAAATGCTCACGGTAGAATAACTGTTCGTCACAGAGGTGGAAGACAGAAAAGAAAATATAGATTAATAGATTTCAAAAGAAATAAAGATGGTATACCTGCAAAGGTTGCTACAATAGAATACGATCCAAATAGAACTGCTAACATAGCTTTATTACACTATGCAGATGGTGAAAAAAGATATATATTAGCACCAGTTGGAATAAAAGTTGGAGATACTTTACTATCAGGTAAAGGTGCTGACATAAAACCAGGTAACTGCTTACAGTTAAAAGACATGCCAGTTGGTACATTAGTTCACAATATAGAACTTAAACCAGGTAAAGGTGGTCAGTTAGTAAGATCAGCAGGAGTTTCTGCTCAGTTAATGGCTAAAGAAGGAAAAAATGCATTACTAAGATTACCATCAGGTGAAATGAGATTAGTAAGCGTAGAATGTAAAGCTACTATAGGACAGGTTGGTAACATAGAACACGGTAACGTTGTTATAGGTAAAGCTGGTAGAACAAGACACATGGGTATGAGACCTACAGTAAGAGGTTCTGTAATGAACCCTAACGACCATCCACACGGTGGTGGGGAAGGTAGAGCTCCAATAGGTAGACCATCACCAGTTACACCTTGGGGTAAACCTGCTCTTGGATACAAAACTAGAAAGAAAAATAAAGCTTCAAATAAATTAATAGTTTCAAGAAGAACTAAATAG
- the rplV gene encoding 50S ribosomal protein L22, with protein sequence MEAKATAKYVRVSARKAGQICDLVRGKNVDEALAILKFTPREAASIIAKVVASAKANAENNHEMDTDKLYIASIVANQGPTMKRYMPRAQGRACEIRKRTSHIEVVLKEK encoded by the coding sequence ATGGAAGCAAAAGCTACTGCTAAATATGTACGTGTTTCAGCAAGAAAAGCAGGACAGATATGCGATCTTGTTAGAGGAAAAAATGTTGATGAAGCTTTAGCTATATTAAAGTTCACTCCTAGAGAGGCAGCTTCAATAATAGCAAAAGTTGTTGCATCAGCAAAAGCAAATGCAGAAAACAACCACGAAATGGATACAGATAAATTATACATAGCATCAATAGTTGCAAACCAGGGGCCAACAATGAAAAGATACATGCCTAGAGCTCAGGGTCGTGCATGCGAAATAAGAAAAAGAACTTCTCATATAGAAGTTGTACTTAAAGAAAAATAA
- the rplW gene encoding 50S ribosomal protein L23, which yields MTNPHDVIIRPVVTEKSMTEMADKKYTFVVDKKANKTEIKKAVEAIFDVKVEKVNTLNYDGKMKRMGRTQGRTASFKKAVVKLTEGSKDIEFFQGM from the coding sequence ATGACTAATCCACATGACGTTATAATAAGACCAGTCGTTACTGAAAAAAGTATGACAGAAATGGCTGACAAAAAATACACTTTTGTTGTAGATAAGAAAGCTAACAAAACTGAAATAAAAAAAGCTGTAGAAGCTATATTCGACGTTAAAGTTGAAAAAGTAAACACACTAAACTATGATGGAAAAATGAAAAGAATGGGTAGAACTCAGGGAAGAACTGCTAGCTTCAAAAAAGCTGTTGTTAAATTAACAGAAGGAAGCAAAGACATAGAATTCTTCCAGGGAATGTAA
- the map gene encoding type I methionyl aminopeptidase, which yields MIIKKNDRQIELMREAGKIVADTHEVLRKAIAPGISTEELDKIAENNIRKYNAEPSFKGYNGFPASICTSINEEVVHGIPGKRILQEGDIISIDIGAYYKGYHGDAAKTHAVAVISEEDRKLIEVTKESFYEGLKFAKVGYRLSDISHAIQVHIQNNNFSVVRAYAGHGVGKRLHESPEILNYGPPGKGPRLKKGMVLAIEPMVNVGTCHVFTLSNGWTAVTADKKKSAHYEHTIAITEDEPLILTEF from the coding sequence ATGATAATCAAGAAAAATGATAGACAAATAGAACTCATGAGAGAAGCGGGAAAAATAGTCGCTGATACTCATGAAGTTCTGAGAAAAGCTATTGCTCCTGGAATATCAACTGAGGAGTTAGATAAAATAGCTGAAAATAATATCAGGAAGTATAATGCAGAACCTTCTTTTAAAGGGTATAACGGATTCCCGGCAAGTATTTGCACTTCAATCAATGAAGAGGTTGTCCATGGAATACCTGGGAAAAGAATACTTCAAGAAGGTGACATTATAAGTATTGATATAGGTGCCTATTATAAAGGATATCATGGGGATGCTGCAAAGACACATGCCGTTGCTGTGATATCTGAAGAGGATAGGAAACTAATAGAAGTTACAAAAGAGAGCTTCTATGAAGGATTAAAATTTGCGAAAGTCGGATATAGACTTTCAGATATCTCGCATGCGATACAAGTACACATACAAAATAACAACTTTTCAGTAGTTAGGGCATATGCTGGACATGGAGTAGGGAAACGACTTCACGAAAGTCCAGAGATACTTAACTATGGTCCACCAGGTAAAGGCCCTAGATTAAAAAAGGGTATGGTGTTAGCCATTGAGCCAATGGTAAACGTCGGGACTTGCCACGTGTTCACTTTATCAAATGGATGGACTGCTGTTACAGCAGATAAGAAAAAATCAGCTCACTACGAGCACACAATAGCAATTACTGAAGATGAACCTCTTATACTTACAGAGTTTTAG
- the rpsS gene encoding 30S ribosomal protein S19, whose protein sequence is MSRSTKKGPFVHKGLLKKVEAMNASGNREVIKTWSRTSTIFPQFVENTIAVHDGRKHVPVYITEDMVGHKLGEFVPTRTFKGHKDDEKSNKRK, encoded by the coding sequence ATGTCAAGATCAACTAAAAAAGGACCTTTCGTGCATAAGGGTCTATTAAAGAAAGTAGAAGCTATGAACGCTAGCGGAAACAGAGAAGTTATAAAAACTTGGTCAAGAACTTCTACAATATTCCCACAGTTCGTTGAAAATACAATAGCTGTACATGACGGAAGAAAACATGTTCCAGTATACATAACTGAAGATATGGTTGGACACAAATTAGGAGAATTCGTTCCAACAAGAACTTTCAAAGGACATAAAGACGACGAAAAATCAAATAAAAGAAAATAA
- the rplX gene encoding 50S ribosomal protein L24: MRVKKGDTVVVIAGKDKGKKGTVLNVNPKANKVTVEGVNVITKHQKPSAMNQQGGIINKEAPIDMSNVMPFDPETGKGVRVRFVEKDGVKVRVSAKSGKEL, encoded by the coding sequence ATGAGAGTTAAAAAAGGTGACACTGTAGTAGTTATAGCAGGAAAAGACAAAGGTAAAAAAGGTACAGTTCTTAACGTAAACCCTAAAGCAAACAAAGTTACTGTTGAAGGAGTTAACGTAATAACTAAACACCAGAAACCATCTGCTATGAACCAGCAGGGTGGAATAATAAACAAAGAAGCTCCAATAGATATGTCTAACGTAATGCCATTTGATCCTGAAACAGGAAAAGGTGTTAGAGTTAGATTCGTAGAAAAAGACGGAGTTAAAGTAAGAGTATCAGCAAAGAGCGGAAAAGAATTATAA
- the rplE gene encoding 50S ribosomal protein L5, with protein sequence MASRLEEKYIKEVAPALMEKFEYKNVMEIPKLVKIVINMGIGDAKENPKGLEKAVEELELIAGQKPVITRARKSVANFKLREGMPIGTKVTLRDDKMFYFMDKLVSVSLPRVRDFRGVSADSFDGRGNYALGIKEQLIFPEIEYDKVDKVRGMDIIFVTTAKTDEEARELIKLLGMPFSK encoded by the coding sequence ATGGCTTCTAGATTAGAAGAAAAATACATAAAAGAAGTTGCTCCAGCTTTAATGGAGAAATTTGAATACAAAAACGTAATGGAAATACCTAAATTAGTTAAAATAGTTATAAACATGGGGATAGGTGACGCTAAAGAAAATCCAAAAGGATTAGAAAAAGCTGTTGAAGAATTAGAATTAATAGCAGGTCAGAAACCAGTTATAACAAGAGCTAGAAAATCTGTTGCGAACTTCAAATTAAGAGAAGGAATGCCAATAGGTACAAAAGTTACATTAAGAGATGACAAAATGTTCTACTTCATGGATAAATTAGTTTCTGTTTCTTTACCAAGAGTTAGAGACTTCAGAGGTGTAAGTGCAGATTCATTCGACGGAAGAGGAAACTACGCACTAGGAATAAAAGAACAGTTAATATTCCCTGAAATAGAATACGATAAAGTAGACAAAGTTAGAGGAATGGACATAATCTTCGTTACTACAGCTAAAACTGACGAAGAAGCTCGTGAATTAATAAAATTATTAGGAATGCCATTTTCTAAGTAA
- the rplN gene encoding 50S ribosomal protein L14: MIQQETRLRVADNSGAKELLTIRVLGGSKRRYANIGDVVVATVKSATPGGVVKKGKVVKAVIVRSKKGVRRNDGSYISFDENAAVIIKDDKTPVGTRIFGPVARELRDNDFMKIVSLAPEVL; the protein is encoded by the coding sequence ATGATACAGCAGGAAACTCGTCTAAGAGTTGCAGACAACTCTGGTGCCAAAGAACTATTAACTATACGTGTTCTTGGTGGAAGTAAAAGAAGATATGCTAATATAGGCGACGTAGTTGTTGCTACAGTAAAAAGTGCAACACCAGGTGGAGTTGTAAAAAAAGGTAAAGTTGTAAAAGCAGTTATAGTAAGAAGCAAAAAAGGCGTAAGACGTAACGACGGAAGTTATATATCATTTGATGAAAATGCAGCAGTTATAATAAAAGACGATAAAACTCCAGTAGGAACTCGTATATTTGGGCCTGTTGCAAGAGAATTAAGAGATAATGACTTTATGAAAATAGTTTCTCTTGCTCCAGAAGTTTTATAA
- the secY gene encoding preprotein translocase subunit SecY, with amino-acid sequence MLSQIKQAWKLKEIRKKLLYTLMMVVVFRIGTTIPVPGIDTSIIKQMVEGNNLLSLYNMFTGGAFSNFTLFALGIGPYITASIIIQLLTVGFESLKELQKSGEEGKKKMDKYTRCTALALAFVQAIGITLGIVRSALKSDNVFFITTVIITLVSASMMVMWIGDRITEKGLGNGSSVIIFVGIISRIPIDGIAIANQIKSGATPIWAAILLVVVILLTILGVTFIQEATRKIPVQYAKRVVGRKMYGGQSSHIPMKVNQSGVMPIIFASSILAMPQTIAMFMGTDAQQFVQQWLSGATEQGFWIYRSIEILLIIFFSYFYTTISFNVEDITKNMKNGGGFIPGIRPGKPTEDYLSRILSRLTLAGAAFLGVIAMIPALITHYLSLPMSLAGTSLLIVVGVALELKRQLESNLVMRNYQGFLK; translated from the coding sequence GTGCTGTCACAGATAAAGCAGGCTTGGAAACTTAAGGAAATAAGAAAAAAACTTCTATATACACTAATGATGGTAGTGGTATTCAGAATAGGTACTACTATACCGGTGCCAGGGATAGACACAAGTATTATAAAACAGATGGTAGAAGGTAATAATCTTTTATCTCTATACAATATGTTTACTGGGGGAGCATTTAGTAACTTTACACTATTTGCTTTAGGAATAGGACCTTATATCACTGCTTCGATCATCATACAGCTTCTTACTGTTGGATTTGAAAGTTTAAAAGAACTTCAAAAATCAGGAGAAGAAGGAAAGAAAAAGATGGATAAGTACACAAGATGTACTGCACTTGCACTAGCATTTGTTCAGGCGATAGGAATAACACTTGGAATTGTTAGAAGTGCTTTAAAATCTGATAATGTATTTTTCATCACAACTGTTATAATAACACTTGTTTCTGCCAGTATGATGGTTATGTGGATTGGTGATAGAATAACAGAAAAAGGACTAGGAAATGGTAGTTCTGTTATAATATTTGTTGGTATAATATCAAGAATACCAATAGATGGAATAGCTATAGCAAACCAAATAAAATCTGGTGCTACACCAATTTGGGCTGCTATACTTCTTGTTGTAGTAATACTTTTAACTATATTAGGTGTTACATTTATACAGGAAGCTACAAGAAAGATACCAGTTCAGTATGCGAAAAGAGTTGTTGGAAGAAAAATGTATGGAGGACAGAGTTCTCACATACCTATGAAAGTTAACCAGTCAGGAGTTATGCCAATAATATTCGCAAGTTCTATATTAGCTATGCCACAGACAATAGCAATGTTCATGGGAACAGATGCTCAGCAGTTTGTTCAGCAGTGGTTAAGTGGAGCTACAGAGCAGGGATTCTGGATATATAGATCAATAGAAATATTACTTATAATATTCTTCTCATATTTCTACACAACTATATCTTTCAATGTAGAAGATATAACTAAGAATATGAAAAATGGTGGTGGATTTATACCAGGAATAAGACCTGGAAAACCAACAGAAGATTATTTATCAAGAATATTATCAAGATTAACTTTAGCTGGTGCTGCATTCCTAGGTGTAATCGCTATGATACCAGCACTTATAACTCATTATCTTTCATTACCGATGAGTTTAGCAGGTACTTCACTTCTAATCGTTGTCGGAGTTGCTCTTGAATTAAAGAGACAGCTTGAATCGAATTTAGTAATGAGAAATTACCAGGGATTTTTAAAATAA
- a CDS encoding adenylate kinase yields the protein MRIILLGPPGAGKGTQAAKIVEKYDIPHISTGDIFRKNIKEGTELGTKAKEYMDQGLLVPDELTCGLVVDRISQEDCKNGFMLDGFPRNINQAEQLDKYLNEAGLKLDKIVNIEVDKSILVGRAVGRRICKACGATFHVEFNPTKVEGVCDKCGEPLHQRADDNEETVSRRIQVYLDETKPLVGYYSEQGIVADINGDQDIDKVFADIVESLS from the coding sequence ATGAGAATAATATTACTTGGACCTCCAGGGGCAGGTAAAGGTACTCAGGCAGCAAAAATAGTGGAAAAATACGATATACCTCATATATCTACTGGAGACATATTTAGAAAGAATATAAAAGAAGGCACAGAATTAGGAACAAAAGCAAAAGAATACATGGATCAGGGACTTCTAGTTCCAGATGAATTAACTTGCGGACTTGTTGTTGATAGAATATCTCAGGAAGATTGCAAAAATGGATTCATGCTTGATGGATTCCCAAGAAATATAAATCAGGCTGAACAGCTTGACAAATATTTAAATGAAGCTGGATTAAAACTTGATAAAATAGTTAACATAGAAGTTGATAAGAGTATATTAGTAGGAAGAGCTGTAGGAAGAAGAATATGTAAAGCTTGCGGTGCAACATTCCACGTAGAATTTAATCCAACTAAAGTAGAAGGCGTTTGTGACAAATGTGGAGAACCTCTACATCAGAGAGCAGACGACAATGAAGAAACTGTTTCTAGAAGAATACAGGTTTACTTAGATGAAACTAAACCATTAGTAGGATATTATTCTGAACAGGGAATAGTAGCTGACATAAATGGTGATCAGGATATAGATAAAGTATTCGCTGATATAGTAGAATCTTTAAGCTAA
- the rplF gene encoding 50S ribosomal protein L6: MSRIGVKPINVPAGVEVEIAEGNLVTVKGPKGTLVKQLSDELTINKEENTIVVTRPTDNKKHRSLHGLTRTLLNNMIIGVSEGYEKKMELKGVGYRAQKNGKTLVMNLGFSHPVEMEDPEGITVECPNQLEIVVKGTDKQLVGNYAAKIRAWRKPEPYKGKGIRYVDEVIIRKEGKTGKK, from the coding sequence ATGTCAAGAATAGGTGTTAAACCAATAAACGTTCCTGCAGGAGTTGAAGTTGAAATAGCTGAAGGAAACTTAGTTACAGTAAAAGGACCAAAAGGAACATTAGTAAAACAGTTAAGTGATGAATTAACTATAAACAAAGAAGAAAATACAATAGTTGTTACAAGACCAACTGACAACAAAAAACATAGATCTTTACACGGATTAACAAGAACTTTACTAAACAACATGATAATTGGTGTTAGTGAAGGATACGAAAAGAAAATGGAATTAAAGGGTGTTGGTTATAGAGCTCAGAAAAACGGAAAAACATTAGTTATGAACTTAGGATTCTCTCATCCAGTAGAAATGGAAGATCCAGAAGGTATAACAGTTGAGTGTCCAAACCAGCTAGAAATAGTTGTTAAAGGTACTGACAAACAGTTAGTAGGAAACTACGCTGCTAAAATAAGAGCTTGGAGAAAACCAGAACCATATAAAGGTAAAGGTATAAGATACGTTGATGAAGTAATCATACGTAAAGAAGGTAAAACTGGTAAAAAATAA
- the rplO gene encoding 50S ribosomal protein L15, giving the protein MKLHELKPAKGAVRSTKRLGRGTATGQGKTSGRGQKGQWSRSGGGVRVGFEGGQMPLSRRLPKRGFTNIFAKEYTEVNVKDLNRFENGTEITAELLKSTKVISKIAKDGIKILGEGELEKALTVKAAKFTASAQEKIEKAGGKAELV; this is encoded by the coding sequence ATGAAATTACATGAATTAAAACCTGCTAAAGGTGCTGTAAGATCTACTAAAAGATTAGGTAGAGGTACTGCGACTGGACAGGGTAAAACTTCAGGACGTGGACAGAAAGGTCAGTGGTCTCGTTCAGGTGGAGGAGTTAGAGTTGGTTTCGAAGGTGGACAGATGCCTTTATCAAGAAGACTTCCTAAGAGAGGTTTCACTAACATATTTGCTAAAGAATACACTGAAGTAAACGTTAAAGATCTTAACAGATTCGAAAACGGAACTGAAATAACAGCTGAATTATTAAAATCAACTAAAGTTATAAGCAAAATAGCTAAAGATGGAATAAAAATCTTAGGTGAAGGTGAATTAGAAAAAGCTTTAACAGTTAAAGCAGCTAAATTCACTGCTTCAGCTCAGGAAAAAATAGAAAAAGCTGGAGGAAAAGCAGAGTTAGTATAA
- the rpsQ gene encoding 30S ribosomal protein S17 — protein sequence MERGRRKVRIGRVVSDKMDKTIVVAVEEFVRHPLYNKRVKRTKTFKAHDENNVCNIGDRVKIMETRPLSKDKRFRLVEVVEKVK from the coding sequence ATGGAAAGAGGAAGAAGAAAAGTTAGAATAGGCCGTGTTGTAAGTGATAAAATGGATAAAACAATAGTTGTTGCTGTTGAAGAATTCGTTCGTCATCCATTATACAACAAACGTGTTAAGAGAACAAAAACATTCAAAGCTCATGATGAAAACAACGTATGTAACATCGGAGATAGAGTTAAAATAATGGAAACTAGACCTTTATCAAAAGATAAAAGATTTAGATTAGTTGAAGTTGTTGAAAAGGTTAAATAG
- the rpsE gene encoding 30S ribosomal protein S5 yields MLRKPIDASALDLQERVVEVRRVTKVVKGGRNFRFAALVVVGDENGHVGIGSGKAMEVPDAIKKAVEDAKKNLITVPMVGTTIPHEVNGHFGAGKILIMPAAEGTGVIAGGPARAVLELAGLKDVRAKSLGSNNPRNMVNATIEGLNSLKTAEDIARLRGKKVEELLG; encoded by the coding sequence ATGCTACGTAAACCAATAGATGCATCAGCTCTTGATCTACAGGAAAGAGTTGTTGAAGTTAGACGTGTTACTAAAGTTGTTAAAGGTGGTAGAAACTTTAGATTCGCAGCTTTAGTAGTTGTTGGAGATGAAAACGGACATGTAGGTATAGGTTCTGGGAAAGCAATGGAAGTTCCAGACGCTATAAAAAAAGCCGTAGAAGATGCTAAAAAGAATTTAATAACTGTACCAATGGTTGGTACTACTATACCTCACGAAGTTAACGGACACTTCGGTGCTGGTAAAATACTTATAATGCCTGCTGCAGAAGGTACAGGAGTTATAGCAGGGGGTCCTGCAAGAGCCGTACTTGAATTAGCTGGATTAAAAGACGTTAGAGCTAAATCTTTAGGTTCTAATAACCCAAGAAACATGGTAAACGCAACTATAGAAGGACTTAATTCACTTAAAACAGCTGAAGATATAGCTAGATTAAGAGGAAAAAAAGTTGAAGAATTATTAGGTTAA
- the rpsC gene encoding 30S ribosomal protein S3, with product MGQKVNPHGLRVGVIKDWDSRWFTNNGKEFGSFILEDHNIRKFLKKKLYSAGVAKIEIERSANKVKLDLHVAKPGVVIGRAGTEIEALKAELEKLTGKTVIVNIVEVKNVDRDAQLVAENIAAAIERRVAFRRAMKQGIQRAMKSGAKGIKVAASGRLGGAEMARTEGYSEGNVPLQTLRSDIDYGFAEADTTYGKIGIKVWICNGEVLPTKHVPGADPRPERPGRRDNRDNKRNNRRGNDRNNRGNRRPQGSRPQRTENKEN from the coding sequence ATGGGTCAGAAAGTTAATCCACACGGACTAAGAGTCGGTGTTATAAAAGATTGGGATTCAAGATGGTTCACTAATAATGGTAAAGAGTTCGGAAGCTTCATATTAGAAGACCACAATATCCGTAAATTCTTAAAGAAAAAATTATACTCTGCTGGAGTTGCTAAAATAGAAATAGAAAGATCAGCTAACAAAGTTAAATTAGATTTACATGTTGCTAAACCAGGTGTTGTTATAGGTAGAGCAGGAACTGAAATAGAAGCTTTAAAAGCTGAATTAGAAAAATTAACTGGAAAAACTGTTATAGTTAACATAGTTGAAGTTAAAAATGTAGATAGAGATGCTCAGTTAGTTGCTGAAAATATAGCTGCTGCTATAGAAAGAAGGGTTGCCTTCAGAAGAGCAATGAAACAGGGAATACAGAGAGCTATGAAATCAGGAGCTAAAGGTATAAAAGTTGCTGCTTCTGGTAGATTAGGTGGAGCTGAAATGGCTAGAACAGAAGGATACAGCGAAGGAAATGTACCTCTACAGACTTTAAGATCTGATATAGATTACGGATTCGCTGAAGCAGATACTACTTACGGTAAAATAGGTATAAAAGTTTGGATATGCAACGGTGAAGTTCTTCCAACTAAACACGTTCCAGGTGCAGATCCAAGACCTGAAAGACCAGGTAGAAGAGACAACAGAGATAATAAGAGAAATAACAGAAGAGGAAATGATAGAAACAACAGAGGAAACAGAAGACCTCAGGGATCAAGACCTCAGAGAACTGAAAATAAAGAAAACTAA
- the rpsH gene encoding 30S ribosomal protein S8, protein MTMTDPIADMLTRIRNANTVKHETVDVPASNIKKEIARILLEEGFVKGYDVIEDGKQGIIRLQLKYGIEGERVISGLKRISKPGMRVYSSKDEIPKVLNGLGVAIMSTSKGILTDREARKENVGGEVICYVW, encoded by the coding sequence ATGACAATGACAGATCCAATTGCAGATATGCTTACTCGTATAAGAAATGCGAACACAGTTAAGCATGAAACTGTTGACGTTCCCGCTTCTAACATAAAAAAAGAAATAGCTAGAATACTTCTTGAAGAAGGTTTCGTTAAAGGTTATGACGTTATAGAAGATGGAAAACAGGGAATAATAAGATTACAATTAAAGTACGGAATAGAAGGCGAAAGAGTAATATCAGGACTTAAGAGAATATCTAAACCTGGTATGAGAGTTTACAGCTCTAAAGACGAAATACCAAAGGTATTAAACGGATTAGGTGTAGCTATAATGTCTACTTCTAAAGGTATATTAACAGATAGAGAAGCAAGAAAAGAAAATGTTGGTGGAGAAGTAATCTGCTACGTTTGGTAA
- a CDS encoding type Z 30S ribosomal protein S14, whose amino-acid sequence MARKAMVVKQQKKQKYKTREYTRCSICGRPHAVLKDFGICRICFRELAYKGEIPGVRKASW is encoded by the coding sequence GTGGCTAGAAAAGCAATGGTTGTTAAACAGCAGAAAAAACAGAAATATAAAACTAGAGAATACACTAGATGTTCTATATGTGGAAGACCACATGCAGTTTTAAAAGACTTTGGAATATGCCGTATATGCTTTAGAGAATTAGCATACAAAGGTGAAATACCTGGCGTAAGAAAAGCAAGTTGGTAA
- the rpmC gene encoding 50S ribosomal protein L29: MKAKELRELTSEQLTEKLNEFKSELFSLRFQLATGQLENTARIKFVKKDIAKVKTVLAERKLNEARA; encoded by the coding sequence ATGAAAGCTAAAGAATTAAGAGAATTAACAAGTGAACAGCTTACAGAAAAATTAAACGAATTCAAAAGTGAATTATTTAGCTTAAGATTCCAATTAGCTACTGGTCAGTTAGAAAATACAGCTAGAATCAAATTTGTTAAAAAAGATATAGCAAAAGTTAAAACTGTTCTTGCTGAAAGAAAGTTAAACGAAGCTAGAGCTTAA
- the rplR gene encoding 50S ribosomal protein L18, with amino-acid sequence MIKKADKNAKRVQRHKRVRKNLAGTAARPRLCVFRSANNIYAQIIDDVQRVTLTAASSLEKEVKEAVGHTGNKEAARKVGELVAKKAIEKGITEVVFDRGGYIYHGRIKELADGAREAGLKF; translated from the coding sequence GTGATAAAAAAAGCTGATAAAAACGCTAAAAGAGTTCAGAGACATAAAAGAGTAAGAAAAAATCTTGCTGGTACAGCTGCTAGACCAAGACTTTGTGTTTTCAGAAGTGCTAACAACATATATGCTCAGATAATAGATGACGTTCAGAGAGTTACTTTAACTGCTGCTTCTTCATTAGAAAAAGAAGTTAAAGAAGCTGTTGGACATACAGGAAACAAAGAAGCAGCTAGAAAAGTTGGAGAATTAGTTGCTAAAAAAGCTATAGAAAAAGGAATCACTGAAGTTGTATTCGACAGAGGTGGATATATATATCACGGAAGAATAAAAGAATTAGCAGACGGAGCTAGAGAAGCTGGTCTTAAATTCTAA
- the rpmD gene encoding 50S ribosomal protein L30, with amino-acid sequence MAKLQIKLVRSTIGTTPNQRKNVEALGLRKREQVVVKEDTPQMRGMIKKVSHLVEVTEIAE; translated from the coding sequence ATGGCTAAATTACAGATAAAATTAGTTAGAAGTACAATAGGAACTACTCCTAATCAGAGAAAAAACGTTGAAGCGTTAGGGTTAAGAAAAAGAGAACAGGTAGTAGTTAAAGAAGATACACCTCAGATGAGAGGTATGATAAAAAAAGTTTCTCACTTAGTAGAAGTGACTGAAATAGCTGAATAA